A single window of Zea mays cultivar B73 chromosome 10, Zm-B73-REFERENCE-NAM-5.0, whole genome shotgun sequence DNA harbors:
- the LOC118473598 gene encoding pre-mRNA-splicing factor 18-like — protein sequence MDLLKRELEKKRKAATADFGGKSFVRRSELEQKQLQKRRDEHRQLLAKAGTSAPSANSAAAATGSEERRIDELDLPRHEVVRREPVTLFGEDDDARLSRFKLVLKSGVIDDIDMTEGQTNDFLRDMIEMRKRQKAGRDTYAKGKSKRVDDGGAAGGSADDGDAKGSGDDANADKDSKRMRTKFEELCNEDKILVFFKKLLNEWNQELDEMTELEKRTAKGKSMVATFKQCARYLSPLFEFCRKKVLPDDIRRALLVIVECCMKRDYLAAMDQYIKLTIGNAPWPIGVTMVGIHERSAREKIYTNSVAHIMNDETTRKYLQSIKRLMTLSQRRYPALPSKSVEFNSLANGSDLQALLSEENGSAKASEERLRLMPAYAFAN from the exons ATGGATCTGCTGAAGCGAGAACTGGAGAAGAAGCGGAAGGCGGCGACGGCCGACTTCGGGGGCAAGAGCTTCGTGCGGCGGTCGGAGCTGGAGCAGAAGCAGCTCCAGAAGCGGCGCGACGAGCACCGCCAGCTCCTCGCCAAGGCCGGCACGTCGGCGCCCTCCGCGAATTCCGCCGCAGCTGCTACCGGTTCCGAGGAGCGTCGCATCGACGAGCTCGACCTCCCACGGCACGAGGTGGTGCGGCGCGAGCCTGTCACGCTGTTCGGGGAGGACGACGACGCCCGCCTCTCGCGCTTCAAGCTCGTGCTCAAGTCCGGCGTCATCGACGACATCGACATGACCGAGGGACAGACCAACGACTTCCTCCGCGACATGATCGAGATGCGCAAGCGGCAGAAGGCCGGGAGGGACACCTACGCCAAGGGCAAGAGCAAGCGTGTTGATGACGGGGGTGCTGCCGGAGGCAGTGCGGATGATGGGGATGCCAAGGGGAGCGGCGATGATGCTAACGCAGACAAGGACTCCAAGAGGATGAGGACCAAGTTTGAGGAGCTTTGCAATGAAGACAAGATCTTGGTGTTCTTTAAGAAGTTGCTTAATGAGTGGAACCAGGAATTGGATGAGATGACTGAGCTAGAGAAGCGGACAGCAAAGGGGAAGTCTATGGTTGCAACATTCAAGCAGTGTGCACGGTATCTCAGCCCGCTGTTTGAGTTCTGCAGAAAGAAG GTTCTTCCTGATGACATCCGCCGAGCATTGCTTGTTATTGTGGAGTGTTGTATGAAGCGAGATTATCTAGCGGCAATGGACCAATACATCAAGCTGACAATCGGGAATGCACCATGGCCCATCGGAGTGACTATGGTTGGCATCCACGAGCGTTCTGCCCGAGAGAAGATCTACACAAACAGCGTCGCCCATATCATGAATGACGAGACCACTCGCAAGTACCTTCAGTCAATCAAGAGGCTGATGACGCTTTCCCAGCGGCGTTACCCTGCACTGCCCTCAAAATCAGTGGAGTTCAACAGCCTGGCAAATGGGAGTGACCTGCAGGCGCTTCTATCAGAAGAGAATGGTTCGGCTAAAGCTTCCGAGGAAAGGCTCCGGTTGATGCCAGCATATGCCTTCGCAAACTAG
- the LOC118473525 gene encoding pre-mRNA-splicing factor 18-like yields MEVDAEIHGTDLGTEIHGAEIHGAEVVPRQLLAKAGTSAPSANSAAAATVSEERRIDELDLPQHEVVRRLRVLREPITLFGEDDDARLARFKLVLKSGVIDDIDMTEGQTNDFLRDMIEMRKRQKAGRDTYAKGKSKSVDGGDGGAAGGSADDGDAKGSGDDADADKDSKRMRTKFEELCNEDKILVFFKKLLNEWNQELDEMTELEKRTAKGKSMVATFKQCARYLSPLFEFCRKKVLPDDIRRALLVIVECCMKRDYLAAMDQYIKLAIGNAPWPIGVTMVGIHERSAREKIYTNSVAHIMNDETTRKYLQSIKRLMTLSQRRYPALPSKSVEFNSLANGSDLQALLSVENGSAKASEERLRLMPAYAFAD; encoded by the exons ATGGAGGTCGACGCCGAGATCCATGGCACCGACCTCGGCACTGAGATTCATGGCGCCGAGATCCATGGCGCCGAGGTAGTGCCACGTCAG CTCCTCGCCAAGGCTGGCACGTCGGCGCCCTCCGCGAATTCCGCCGCAGCTGCTACCGTTTCCGAGGAGCGTCGCATCGATGAGCTCGACCTCCCACAGCACGAGGTGGTGCGGCGCCTCCGCGTGCTGCGCGAGCCCATCACGCTGTTCGGGGAGGACGACGACGCCCGCCTCGCGCGCTTCAAGCTCGTGCTCAAGTCCGGCGTCATCGACGACATCGACATGACCGAGGGACAGACCAACGACTTCCTCCGCGACATGATCGAGATGCGCAAGCGGCAGAAGGCCGGGAGGGACACCTACGCCAAGGGCAAGAGCAAGAGTGTTGATGGTGGCGACGGGGGTGCTGCCGGAGGCAGTGCAGATGATGGGGATGCCAAGGGGAGCGGCGATGATGCTGACGCAGACAAGGACTCCAAGAGGATGAGGACCAAGTTTGAGGAGCTTTGCAATGAAGACAAGATCTTGGTGTTCTTTAAGAAGCTACTTAATGAGTGGAACCAGGAATTGGATGAGATGACTGAGCTAGAGAAGCGGACAGCGAAGGGGAAGTCCATGGTTGCAACATTCAAGCAGTGTGCACGGTATCTCAGCCCGTTGTTTGAGTTCTGCAGAAAGAAG GTTCTTCCTGATGACATCCGTCGAGCATTGCTTGTTATTGTGGAGTGTTGTATGAAGCGAGATTATCTAGCAGCAATGGACCAATACATCAAGCTGGCAATCGGGAATGCACCATGGCCCATCGGAGTGACTATGGTTGGCATCCACGAGCGTTCTGCCCGAGAGAAGATCTACACAAACAGCGTCGCCCACATCATGAATGACGAGACCACTCGCAAGTACCTTCAGTCAATCAAGAGGCTGATGACGCTTTCCCAGCGGCGTTACCCTGCACTGCCCTCAAAATCAGTGGAGTTCAACAGTCTGGCAAATGGGAGTGACCTGCAGGCGCTTCTATCGGTAGAGAATGGTTCGGCTAAAGCTTCCGAGGAAAGGCTCCGGTTGATGCCAGCATATGCCTTCGCAGACTAG